In the Carboxydothermus hydrogenoformans Z-2901 genome, one interval contains:
- a CDS encoding NUDIX domain-containing protein → MEKTIKSNCLFKGNILTVVKDEVLLENGKISTREVVLHPGAVTIIPIFENKIVFVEQYRYPVKERLLELPAGKLNKNEAPEVTAYRELLEETGFIAKKLQHLTTFYTTPGFSNEVMYLYLAKELQKTDPRPDEDEIVKTVFIEIDKIKELLHSNKIKDAKTLIGLFWFLNFIAF, encoded by the coding sequence ATGGAAAAAACTATAAAGTCTAACTGTCTTTTTAAAGGTAATATCTTAACCGTAGTTAAAGATGAAGTTCTTTTGGAAAACGGGAAAATATCTACCCGGGAAGTGGTACTGCATCCGGGTGCTGTAACAATTATTCCTATTTTTGAAAACAAAATTGTTTTTGTGGAACAGTATCGCTACCCGGTTAAAGAACGGCTTTTAGAACTTCCGGCCGGAAAATTAAATAAAAATGAAGCTCCAGAAGTAACGGCCTATCGGGAATTACTTGAGGAAACGGGATTTATAGCAAAAAAGCTGCAGCACTTAACCACCTTTTATACTACACCGGGATTTTCCAACGAGGTAATGTATCTTTATCTGGCTAAGGAATTACAAAAAACTGATCCTCGTCCGGATGAGGATGAGATCGTTAAAACTGTTTTTATAGAAATTGATAAAATAAAGGAGCTTTTACACAGTAACAAAATAAAAGATGCTAAAACCTTAATCGGGCTTTTTTGGTTTTTAAATTTCATAGCTTTTTAA
- a CDS encoding GerAB/ArcD/ProY family transporter: MKITGIQLLFIQFILILSAIDIFMPSVIAKEVGPDAWLSIILAFIFSVFLAWIYAYIGCKIYPDNLTSYLKKRGTLGKAILFAYFYLYFILIITVYREFLELVKVFLPQTPLLVIGILMQLVIFYGVLSGTETMARATEILTPFGIFALILVAGYALTKADFGNFKPFLLRGIFPVIKGSIEIINFFGDTLLLWFFAINFYSKPEKLFRLLVVGYFFICIALFGGVLGVAVFGVKCAAKMELVALEMVRIVNIADFLKHLDSVMLGVWSIGGVLKLTFLYLGLAELFKAVINVKKAELHILPLSVLALISAIYGFENMGKYFSYLGELTYFTLIFSVLIPLLFVFFLFLTKNKKLQQKI; this comes from the coding sequence ATGAAAATTACCGGAATCCAGCTACTTTTTATTCAGTTTATCCTGATATTATCAGCGATTGATATTTTTATGCCAAGCGTAATCGCCAAGGAAGTTGGTCCCGATGCTTGGCTATCAATAATTTTGGCTTTTATTTTTAGTGTTTTTCTGGCATGGATTTATGCTTATATCGGATGTAAAATTTACCCTGATAATTTAACAAGTTACTTAAAAAAAAGAGGAACACTTGGTAAAGCAATCCTTTTTGCTTATTTTTATCTTTATTTTATTTTAATTATTACCGTGTATAGAGAATTTTTAGAATTAGTGAAGGTATTTTTACCCCAGACACCGCTTTTAGTAATTGGAATTTTAATGCAGTTGGTTATTTTCTACGGGGTCTTATCTGGTACCGAAACAATGGCCCGGGCCACAGAAATTTTAACTCCCTTTGGGATATTCGCCCTAATTCTTGTTGCTGGTTATGCATTAACAAAGGCGGATTTTGGAAATTTTAAGCCGTTTTTACTTAGGGGAATATTCCCCGTAATCAAAGGTAGTATTGAAATTATTAATTTTTTTGGTGATACGTTGCTATTGTGGTTTTTTGCGATAAATTTTTATAGTAAGCCGGAAAAATTATTTCGCTTGCTTGTGGTGGGTTATTTTTTTATTTGTATTGCCCTTTTTGGAGGAGTATTGGGGGTAGCGGTGTTTGGGGTCAAATGTGCGGCCAAAATGGAACTGGTAGCTTTAGAAATGGTTAGGATAGTCAATATCGCTGATTTTTTAAAACATTTGGATAGTGTCATGTTAGGGGTGTGGTCAATTGGTGGGGTTTTAAAGCTAACCTTTTTATATCTGGGGTTAGCCGAACTGTTCAAAGCCGTAATAAATGTTAAGAAAGCAGAACTTCATATTCTACCTTTAAGCGTTTTGGCCTTAATTTCTGCGATTTACGGTTTTGAGAATATGGGAAAATATTTTAGCTACTTGGGAGAATTAACGTATTTTACTTTAATTTTTTCTGTATTAATTCCGCTTCTTTTTGTTTTCTTCTTGTTCCTGACAAAAAATAAAAAGCTACAACAAAAAATTTAA
- the minC gene encoding septum site-determining protein MinC — translation MPEPVQIKGTPKGLLVMLNSQDFALLKASLIEKMEKAKGFFKGAKYTIMYNDDISLTNAEKEELEAICNRYGLIAESFSLPMSKTGELLKNIATSLETVEGEECEIVLKNFRSGQTYFSNKSLLILGDVNPGAEIISHGNIIVWGSLRGIAHAGYPNNEKAQVIAINLVPAQIRIGKFVTRAQENPGNRPYPEKARVEDGQVIIEKY, via the coding sequence ATGCCCGAACCGGTCCAAATTAAAGGAACTCCCAAAGGATTACTGGTAATGTTAAACAGCCAGGATTTTGCTCTTCTAAAAGCATCCTTAATAGAAAAAATGGAAAAAGCCAAAGGTTTTTTTAAAGGTGCAAAATATACAATTATGTACAATGACGATATTAGTTTAACCAATGCCGAAAAAGAAGAATTAGAAGCCATCTGCAACCGTTATGGTTTAATCGCCGAATCTTTTTCCCTACCTATGTCTAAAACCGGTGAACTTTTAAAGAATATCGCCACTTCTTTAGAAACAGTAGAGGGAGAAGAATGTGAAATCGTACTTAAAAACTTTCGTAGCGGCCAAACTTATTTCAGTAATAAATCTCTTCTCATCCTTGGCGACGTTAATCCGGGTGCCGAGATTATATCGCACGGAAATATCATTGTCTGGGGAAGCCTGCGGGGAATTGCTCATGCCGGTTATCCCAATAATGAAAAAGCCCAGGTTATCGCAATAAACCTGGTACCAGCACAAATCCGCATAGGAAAATTCGTTACCAGAGCTCAAGAAAATCCTGGTAATCGACCCTATCCCGAAAAAGCAAGGGTAGAGGATGGCCAGGTAATTATTGAAAAATATTAA
- a CDS encoding acyl-CoA dehydratase activase-related protein, with protein MNAPVIGIARTLNYYAYYPFWQGFFDSLNLKTVVSSPTTKEILDQGVKDALAEACLPIKLFFGHIATLKTKVDYLFIPRIVNLNRKTVYCPKFLGLPDMIKYSYENLPPVIDIRVDNRNLKDSLLISSLKLASFFGFSKLQGFKAYREGIRRQNLYENLLQKGYLPVNEVNVNSPKLFSVKSSFKIALLGYPYLVYDNYVNLKILEFLHKNNVQVLTAEQVPWPIRNKYAPFTNKKRLFWTFSDRVLSSFQYFLKNVPDLKGIIHLTAFGCGPDFIVDRIMEIDAGEQQIPYLTLTIDEHTGEAGLVTRVEAFLDMIKRKSR; from the coding sequence ATGAATGCACCAGTTATTGGAATTGCTCGAACCCTAAACTATTATGCTTATTATCCTTTTTGGCAGGGTTTTTTTGACAGCTTAAATTTAAAAACCGTTGTTTCTTCACCAACTACAAAAGAAATTTTAGACCAAGGGGTAAAAGACGCCTTGGCCGAAGCATGCCTTCCAATTAAGCTTTTTTTTGGACATATAGCAACTTTAAAAACAAAAGTGGATTATCTTTTTATTCCGAGAATAGTAAATTTAAACAGGAAAACTGTTTACTGTCCTAAATTTCTTGGACTTCCGGATATGATTAAATATTCTTATGAAAATCTTCCTCCGGTTATCGACATCCGGGTGGATAACCGTAATTTAAAAGATAGTTTACTAATCTCATCCTTAAAATTGGCTTCATTCTTTGGATTTTCAAAGTTACAGGGTTTTAAAGCGTATCGGGAAGGAATCAGGCGGCAAAACCTTTACGAAAATTTACTTCAAAAAGGTTACCTGCCGGTAAATGAAGTTAACGTTAATTCACCAAAATTATTCTCTGTAAAATCATCGTTTAAAATTGCTTTACTGGGTTACCCCTATCTCGTCTACGATAATTATGTAAATCTTAAAATTTTAGAATTTCTACATAAAAACAACGTTCAGGTTCTAACTGCCGAACAGGTACCCTGGCCGATTAGAAACAAATATGCCCCTTTTACAAATAAAAAGCGCCTTTTCTGGACTTTTAGCGATAGAGTATTAAGTAGTTTTCAGTATTTTTTAAAAAATGTCCCCGACTTAAAAGGTATTATTCATTTAACAGCCTTCGGTTGCGGTCCCGATTTTATCGTCGACCGTATAATGGAAATAGACGCTGGAGAGCAGCAAATTCCCTATTTAACTTTAACCATAGATGAGCATACTGGAGAAGCAGGACTCGTAACCCGAGTGGAAGCATTCTTAGACATGATAAAGCGTAAATCCCGGTAA
- a CDS encoding acyl-CoA dehydratase activase-related protein has protein sequence MKTLRITFPYMGNYVHAFRGLLEDLGYEVVMPVKPSKRTLDLGVKYAPEFSCLPYKIVLGTYLETLPKGVDRIVTSGGVGPCRAGLYASLHEKILKKMGYNVEFIVLEPPLVDLKGFYKTVQKLNYKNYSLWYIYKAIKRNWRKIKALDTIEQKALFLRPRELKKGSVSAKYKEVLQYVINAYSEKEIDEAEQEALKQLDKIPVDLEKLVVKVGMVGEIYVLLEPSSNFEIEETIGHLGAEVKRSMFLTGWTRDNTLPGKSEELVSVKAAAKPYLPELIGGHGQDSIGNAILYIKQGFDGLIQLAPFTCIPEIVARTILTKISQEHNFPILTFFLDEQTGKAGMETRLEAFIDLLKRKKLQKLSKS, from the coding sequence ATGAAAACTCTAAGAATTACTTTCCCTTACATGGGAAACTATGTCCACGCTTTTCGCGGGTTGTTAGAAGATTTGGGTTATGAAGTGGTAATGCCAGTAAAACCTTCCAAGCGAACCTTAGATTTAGGAGTTAAATATGCACCGGAGTTTTCCTGCCTTCCCTACAAAATTGTACTTGGTACCTACTTGGAAACACTACCAAAAGGCGTTGACCGCATTGTTACCAGCGGTGGTGTCGGGCCCTGTCGAGCCGGTTTGTATGCCAGCCTGCACGAAAAGATTTTAAAAAAAATGGGTTATAACGTTGAATTTATTGTGTTGGAGCCACCACTTGTTGATTTAAAAGGTTTTTACAAGACGGTACAGAAGTTAAATTACAAAAACTACTCTTTATGGTACATATATAAAGCAATTAAACGAAATTGGCGGAAAATAAAGGCACTGGATACCATTGAACAAAAAGCCTTATTTTTAAGACCCCGGGAACTTAAAAAAGGTAGTGTTTCAGCAAAGTACAAAGAAGTCCTGCAGTATGTCATAAATGCCTATTCCGAAAAGGAAATTGATGAAGCGGAACAAGAAGCTTTAAAACAGTTGGATAAAATTCCCGTGGATTTAGAAAAATTAGTGGTTAAAGTCGGAATGGTGGGCGAAATTTACGTTTTACTTGAACCAAGCAGTAACTTTGAAATTGAAGAAACCATCGGCCACTTAGGGGCGGAAGTTAAGCGTTCTATGTTTTTAACCGGGTGGACCCGGGATAATACCTTACCCGGAAAAAGCGAAGAGTTAGTCAGTGTTAAAGCCGCAGCAAAACCTTATCTTCCAGAATTAATCGGTGGCCACGGTCAGGATTCGATTGGAAACGCCATTCTTTATATAAAACAAGGATTTGATGGCTTAATTCAACTTGCTCCTTTCACCTGTATTCCGGAAATTGTGGCCCGAACCATCTTAACCAAAATTAGTCAAGAACATAATTTCCCGATTTTAACCTTTTTCTTGGACGAGCAAACGGGCAAAGCCGGAATGGAAACCCGTTTAGAAGCATTTATTGACCTTTTAAAAAGAAAAAAACTTCAAAAACTTAGCAAAAGCTAA
- a CDS encoding DUF3786 domain-containing protein, whose protein sequence is MGVPYRLDLTLEIAREKYVKSNPELLVKNAGAELQDKKIFLPYFNDKVTITWPEAEFIPEISIQEKILVLHYLTKAIDLPPLGTWVGFAELKDGLLYLEPFRKRTVNLLIKTFGQAPNLLEEKAKKLGAKFYNKGDISFQLKVFPKVDLFFVFWAEDEEFPANANILFDARARLYLEIEDLVQLASLAVLKLIK, encoded by the coding sequence ATGGGGGTACCTTATCGCTTGGATCTTACTTTAGAAATTGCACGGGAAAAATATGTCAAAAGTAATCCGGAACTTCTTGTGAAAAATGCCGGAGCTGAATTACAGGATAAAAAAATTTTTTTGCCGTATTTTAATGATAAGGTTACCATTACTTGGCCCGAAGCTGAATTTATTCCGGAAATTTCAATTCAAGAAAAAATTTTAGTGTTGCATTATTTAACCAAAGCCATAGACCTACCGCCTTTGGGCACCTGGGTTGGATTTGCAGAATTAAAGGACGGTTTATTGTATTTAGAGCCCTTTCGAAAACGGACTGTAAATTTACTTATAAAAACCTTTGGCCAGGCGCCAAATTTATTAGAGGAAAAGGCCAAAAAGCTTGGGGCAAAGTTTTATAATAAAGGAGATATTTCCTTTCAATTAAAGGTCTTTCCCAAGGTTGATTTATTTTTTGTTTTTTGGGCGGAAGATGAAGAATTTCCGGCCAATGCTAATATTTTATTTGACGCTCGGGCACGTCTTTACCTGGAAATTGAGGATTTGGTGCAGTTAGCTTCCCTTGCGGTTCTTAAATTAATAAAATAA
- a CDS encoding acyl-CoA dehydratase activase translates to MDLYLGIDVGSVSTNLVLIDEENNVHESLYLRTRGQPIRVIKEGMQILKEKYENKVTIKGVGTTGSGRYLAGVIVGADIVKNEITAHAIATTTFVPEVQTIIEIGGQDSKIIIIRDGVVTDFAMNTVCAAGTGSFLDQQASRLNIPIEQFGELALKSTVPVRIAGRCTVFAESDMIHKQQLGYKIEDIINGLCEALVRNYLNNVGKNKEILPPIVFQGGVAANRGIREAFARALGQDIIVPKHYNVMGAIGAAILAREATNGQKTNFKGFAIADYNYETRSFECTYCPNHCEIAEISEEGKVIGRWGGRCPRWEVI, encoded by the coding sequence ATGGACCTATATCTTGGAATTGATGTGGGCTCGGTAAGTACAAATCTTGTTTTAATTGATGAAGAAAATAACGTTCATGAAAGCTTATATTTAAGGACCAGAGGACAACCAATTCGAGTAATAAAGGAAGGAATGCAAATCCTTAAAGAAAAATATGAAAATAAAGTAACAATAAAAGGAGTTGGTACTACAGGAAGCGGTCGCTATTTAGCCGGCGTTATCGTTGGTGCCGATATAGTTAAAAATGAAATTACGGCTCATGCCATAGCTACCACCACTTTTGTCCCCGAGGTCCAGACAATAATTGAAATAGGCGGACAGGACTCAAAAATAATCATCATCCGGGATGGCGTAGTAACTGATTTTGCTATGAATACCGTTTGCGCTGCTGGTACCGGTTCTTTCTTGGACCAGCAGGCGTCCCGTTTAAATATTCCCATTGAACAGTTTGGCGAATTAGCCTTAAAATCTACCGTCCCGGTGCGTATCGCCGGTCGCTGTACGGTATTTGCCGAATCGGATATGATCCATAAACAGCAATTAGGATACAAAATCGAAGATATCATCAATGGATTATGTGAAGCTTTAGTAAGAAACTACTTAAACAACGTTGGGAAAAATAAAGAAATCCTTCCTCCCATCGTTTTCCAGGGAGGTGTTGCCGCCAACCGTGGTATTCGGGAGGCGTTTGCCCGCGCTTTAGGGCAGGACATTATCGTACCAAAACATTATAATGTTATGGGAGCAATAGGAGCTGCCATTTTAGCCAGGGAAGCAACCAACGGGCAAAAAACCAACTTTAAAGGTTTTGCCATTGCCGATTATAATTACGAAACTCGCAGCTTTGAATGCACTTACTGCCCCAACCATTGCGAAATCGCCGAAATTTCCGAGGAAGGAAAAGTTATTGGTCGTTGGGGAGGTCGTTGCCCGCGCTGGGAGGTAATTTAG
- the miaB gene encoding tRNA (N6-isopentenyl adenosine(37)-C2)-methylthiotransferase MiaB — protein sequence MAEKSYYIITHGCQMNVHDSETIAGILESMGFVPSPEEKTADLIIINTCSVRETAENKVFTKIGELKKLKRENPDLVIGVGGCIPQQEKVAKRLLERFPHLDFIFGTHNLPELPKILERVFEKHERVLEVWQSEGQIVEGIPVKREPGVRAWVTIMYGCNNFCTYCIVPYVRGRERSRKKEDILQEIRQLVAEGYREVTLLGQNVNSYGKDLKGKPMFAELLADIEKIDGLWRVRFTTSHPRDLTDDVIEVMASSRKICEHLHLPVQAGSNKILKAMHRGYTREYYLNLVEKIRAKIPKVSFTTDIIVGFPGETEEDFEQTLDLVRKVRYDSAFTFVYNKRTGTPAAEMKDQVPEEVKSRRIQELIELQNGISLELNKNEEGNIHEILVEGKSKTDETKLAGRTRTNKLVVFNGNEDLVGKLVKVKITEGKLFHLEGVLV from the coding sequence ATGGCAGAGAAAAGCTACTATATAATAACCCATGGTTGCCAGATGAATGTTCATGATTCGGAAACAATTGCCGGGATTTTGGAAAGTATGGGATTTGTGCCGAGTCCTGAAGAAAAAACTGCCGATTTAATAATCATAAATACCTGCAGTGTTCGGGAAACTGCGGAAAATAAAGTTTTTACTAAAATCGGAGAACTGAAAAAATTAAAAAGGGAAAATCCCGATTTAGTAATCGGGGTTGGAGGATGTATTCCCCAGCAGGAAAAAGTTGCCAAACGTTTATTAGAAAGATTTCCCCACTTAGATTTTATCTTTGGAACCCATAATCTTCCTGAACTACCGAAAATTTTAGAAAGGGTTTTTGAAAAGCACGAGCGGGTTTTGGAGGTCTGGCAGTCGGAAGGGCAAATTGTAGAAGGTATTCCGGTCAAAAGAGAGCCGGGCGTGCGGGCCTGGGTAACGATAATGTATGGGTGTAACAATTTTTGTACCTACTGCATTGTCCCCTATGTGCGCGGTCGGGAAAGAAGCCGTAAAAAGGAAGATATATTACAGGAAATAAGGCAATTAGTGGCTGAAGGCTACAGGGAGGTGACGCTCCTTGGCCAGAACGTTAACTCTTACGGAAAAGATTTAAAGGGAAAGCCTATGTTTGCCGAACTTTTAGCGGATATCGAGAAGATAGATGGACTTTGGCGGGTACGGTTTACCACTTCCCATCCTCGTGACTTAACTGACGATGTTATTGAGGTGATGGCTTCTTCCCGGAAGATTTGTGAACACCTTCATCTTCCGGTACAGGCCGGTTCCAATAAAATTTTAAAAGCAATGCATCGCGGATATACGCGGGAATATTATTTAAACCTTGTGGAAAAGATACGGGCCAAAATTCCCAAAGTAAGCTTCACTACCGATATAATTGTGGGCTTTCCTGGAGAAACCGAAGAAGATTTTGAACAAACTTTAGATTTGGTGAGAAAGGTCAGATATGATAGTGCTTTTACCTTTGTGTATAATAAGCGGACCGGAACACCTGCTGCTGAAATGAAAGACCAGGTGCCCGAGGAGGTAAAAAGTAGAAGAATTCAGGAACTGATTGAATTACAAAATGGGATTAGTTTAGAATTAAACAAAAATGAGGAAGGAAACATTCACGAAATATTGGTGGAAGGAAAAAGCAAGACCGATGAAACAAAATTAGCTGGCCGGACCCGAACTAATAAGCTGGTAGTATTTAATGGAAATGAGGATTTAGTAGGAAAGTTAGTAAAGGTAAAAATTACCGAAGGTAAATTATTCCACCTGGAAGGGGTTTTAGTTTAA
- a CDS encoding sensor histidine kinase, with amino-acid sequence MINSLKLKFWLALVLLVVAATSSILWTTTIYMGQKYFSQQQENLFRAGEKLAEYIVAERDIEKIFHQMEIMGSYLNANITLTDAVGRVIICTGRAGFPQNSCQMWAADIIPQELVKNLLSGKKVAVRVESKLLKQDVLFTGVPVILQDRVLFAILLQAPVKEISGNFFELIKINIFSTIIGIILATILAFWLSTSITKPLVQIKTAAQKIANRDFSHRISYQGKDELGDIVQTINQMAAQLEKYIIAYNKREQNRREFLANVSHELRTPLTIIQGYTEALLDGIVTDEKIREEHLKNILQEAERLKAMANELLDLASIEEGREKLKFEKIDLANFAQDCFNAFKTQFFEKGIELELEVNVQDGKVVGDRSKLLRVVGNLLSNALKFTPAGGKVKFEVIEGEKDYQIHVKDSGPGIPEQDLEKIFERFYKVDKARSSKGFGLGLAITKSIVEAHGGQIFARNNPEGGAKFTVVLPKLPPSAGNDLPNDQ; translated from the coding sequence GTGATTAATTCTCTTAAATTAAAATTTTGGCTTGCATTAGTATTGCTGGTGGTTGCCGCCACCAGTTCTATTTTATGGACTACTACTATTTATATGGGGCAAAAATATTTTTCGCAGCAACAGGAAAACTTATTTCGAGCGGGTGAAAAACTTGCCGAATATATAGTGGCCGAAAGAGATATAGAAAAAATATTTCATCAAATGGAGATTATGGGAAGCTATTTAAATGCTAATATTACATTGACCGATGCTGTAGGTAGAGTAATAATTTGTACCGGTCGTGCCGGTTTTCCCCAAAATAGCTGTCAAATGTGGGCTGCCGATATTATTCCGCAGGAGCTGGTAAAAAATTTACTTTCCGGGAAAAAAGTTGCGGTTAGAGTAGAGAGTAAGTTATTAAAACAGGATGTTTTATTTACGGGAGTTCCAGTGATATTACAAGATCGAGTGTTATTTGCCATTTTACTTCAGGCACCGGTTAAAGAAATTAGTGGTAATTTTTTTGAGTTAATTAAAATTAATATTTTTTCCACAATTATCGGGATTATTTTGGCAACGATTTTGGCCTTTTGGTTATCCACGTCCATTACAAAACCGCTGGTGCAAATCAAAACTGCCGCCCAAAAAATTGCCAATAGAGATTTTAGTCACCGGATTTCCTATCAAGGTAAGGATGAGTTGGGGGACATAGTCCAAACGATAAACCAAATGGCTGCTCAGTTAGAAAAATATATAATTGCTTATAATAAAAGAGAACAAAATCGCCGTGAGTTTTTGGCAAATGTTTCCCACGAGTTACGAACTCCTTTAACTATTATACAGGGCTATACCGAGGCACTTTTAGATGGTATAGTAACAGATGAAAAAATACGAGAAGAGCACTTAAAAAATATTTTACAGGAAGCAGAAAGACTAAAAGCTATGGCAAATGAGCTTTTAGATTTAGCCAGTATTGAAGAGGGGAGAGAAAAACTAAAATTTGAAAAAATAGATTTAGCTAATTTTGCCCAGGATTGTTTTAATGCATTTAAAACCCAATTTTTCGAAAAAGGAATCGAACTTGAGCTGGAAGTAAATGTTCAGGATGGAAAGGTTGTTGGCGATAGAAGCAAGCTTTTACGAGTGGTAGGAAATCTCTTAAGCAATGCCTTGAAATTCACTCCAGCAGGAGGTAAGGTAAAGTTTGAAGTTATTGAAGGGGAAAAAGATTACCAAATACACGTCAAGGATTCCGGTCCAGGGATTCCGGAGCAAGATTTGGAAAAAATATTTGAAAGGTTTTATAAAGTAGATAAAGCCCGAAGCAGTAAAGGCTTCGGGCTTGGATTGGCCATAACGAAATCGATTGTGGAAGCCCATGGGGGGCAAATCTTTGCCCGGAATAATCCCGAAGGGGGGGCAAAATTTACAGTGGTTTTACCTAAATTACCTCCCAGCGCGGGCAACGACCTCCCCAACGACCAATAA
- a CDS encoding NAD(P)-binding protein, translated as MKVAIVGGGFAGLLTACLLEKKKIDYLLFEEKRIWGKSFSYPALILKRDYQKLPKNIKKLLPKPSSFASNAQVFWHGNIGQGLENKLISYLPSKKVKLFSPVDILSLKNKFDLIINATGNPLNTRKVGLWQDWGTMHFRAGFYTTLMNPPKKFFKKIPGNHPGFILNMPIDRQSGVLVMGIQGITFRTLPFYWDFVLVKDSFNVHFVEINDWMQNFGLARPFNFQNIFFVGLSGISSPQWYRNDYFAILSVLKALNFLL; from the coding sequence TTGAAGGTAGCTATCGTTGGTGGAGGATTTGCTGGACTTTTAACAGCCTGCCTGCTGGAAAAAAAGAAAATAGATTATCTTCTTTTTGAAGAAAAGCGAATTTGGGGAAAAAGCTTTTCTTATCCCGCCCTTATTTTAAAAAGGGATTATCAAAAATTACCTAAAAACATTAAAAAACTTTTACCAAAACCAAGTAGTTTTGCTTCTAACGCCCAGGTCTTCTGGCACGGAAACATAGGGCAGGGACTTGAAAATAAGCTTATTTCTTATCTTCCCAGCAAAAAAGTAAAGCTTTTTTCTCCCGTTGACATTCTTTCTTTAAAAAATAAATTTGATCTTATAATTAACGCAACTGGAAATCCGTTAAACACCCGCAAGGTAGGCCTTTGGCAGGATTGGGGAACTATGCACTTTCGAGCCGGCTTTTACACCACATTAATGAATCCCCCAAAAAAATTCTTTAAAAAAATTCCCGGAAACCATCCAGGATTTATCTTAAATATGCCGATAGATCGGCAAAGTGGCGTTTTAGTGATGGGAATTCAAGGTATAACATTCCGCACCTTACCTTTTTACTGGGATTTTGTACTTGTCAAAGATAGTTTTAACGTACACTTTGTGGAAATTAATGATTGGATGCAAAATTTTGGTTTGGCAAGGCCTTTTAATTTCCAAAATATTTTTTTCGTAGGCTTATCAGGGATATCATCTCCCCAGTGGTATCGTAACGATTATTTTGCAATACTGTCGGTTTTAAAAGCATTAAATTTTTTGTTGTAG
- a CDS encoding NAD(P)/FAD-dependent oxidoreductase, whose amino-acid sequence MKVAIIGAGLAGLATAFQLDRYKIPYIVFDRRYQPGDPTPHIAVSLKVINRPVKDIVSYFYKKYDLPLVPYRKITKILMNSPGNFATVRGSNLGYFWLRGHFHNSLENQLLRLIKGEVRFKSPQDPEHLKDAFSHVVVATGSPIIANSYGIFHKLFDGWVIGSNISGNFDPEELVMWIDTDYAKNGYAYLTPFDTKNASLCLAINDITENQLSHYWQVFWQKEKLPYKIIETFTVNHIVGYLTTNQLNNIYFTGGAGGLIEPFLGFGIFYSIISGILVAKAIKENLSYDTLLNPIKQAVRQFDILRIGLNKLNNNSFDFLTGLLSFRPLNYLLYHLPFDSVKLISYLFAKGGLKR is encoded by the coding sequence ATGAAAGTTGCGATAATTGGTGCCGGTTTAGCGGGACTTGCTACTGCTTTTCAATTAGACAGGTATAAAATACCTTACATAGTTTTTGACCGTCGCTATCAGCCGGGCGATCCTACCCCTCACATTGCGGTAAGTTTAAAAGTTATAAACCGCCCTGTTAAAGATATTGTAAGCTATTTTTATAAAAAATATGATTTACCCCTTGTCCCTTATCGAAAAATTACAAAAATATTGATGAATTCACCAGGAAACTTTGCAACAGTTCGCGGCAGTAATCTGGGCTATTTTTGGCTGAGAGGACATTTTCACAACTCTTTAGAAAACCAGCTATTGAGGTTAATCAAGGGAGAAGTAAGATTTAAATCACCCCAGGATCCAGAACATTTAAAAGATGCTTTTTCTCACGTAGTTGTTGCTACCGGTAGTCCGATTATCGCTAATTCTTATGGTATATTTCATAAATTGTTTGACGGATGGGTCATAGGCTCGAATATTTCAGGGAATTTTGATCCAGAAGAGTTAGTAATGTGGATTGATACCGACTATGCCAAAAACGGCTATGCTTATTTAACCCCCTTTGATACAAAAAACGCTTCCTTATGCCTCGCCATAAACGACATAACAGAAAATCAGCTCAGCCACTACTGGCAGGTTTTTTGGCAAAAAGAAAAATTACCCTATAAAATTATCGAAACTTTTACGGTAAATCACATCGTGGGCTACCTTACTACAAATCAGCTTAATAATATTTATTTTACCGGCGGGGCTGGAGGATTAATCGAGCCTTTCTTGGGTTTTGGTATTTTTTATTCAATTATTTCAGGTATTTTAGTTGCAAAAGCCATCAAAGAAAATTTATCCTATGATACATTATTAAATCCCATAAAGCAAGCGGTTCGGCAGTTCGATATTCTTCGCATCGGTCTAAATAAATTAAACAACAACTCCTTTGACTTTTTAACAGGATTACTTTCTTTTAGACCTTTAAATTATCTTCTCTATCACCTGCCCTTTGATTCCGTAAAATTGATAAGTTACCTGTTTGCTAAAGGAGGTTTAAAACGTTGA